Proteins found in one Primulina eburnea isolate SZY01 chromosome 16, ASM2296580v1, whole genome shotgun sequence genomic segment:
- the LOC140815988 gene encoding uncharacterized protein yields MRKYTNPDLLVFDPEIERTARRLRKARREEIKEMAENRDHQNELPREVPIREHFRPVINAHYSRIARGTIAANNFDLKPALINMVQQNQFGGAATADPHLHLRTFLEITDTVKINGVSDEIIRLRLFPFSLRDQARSWLQSLPLGSITTWADLVTKFLSKYFPPAKSAQLKIDITNFRQREFEVLYEAWERYKELLRKCPNHGYAEWVQIELFYNGLDGPTRGNVDAAAGGTIFSKTPDEAYELLEQMTINSYQWPSERSGVQRTAGVYAVDPITSLTEQVSALTAQIAAMNKPGQSTSDVALVTAAEEPVVEEAQYINNRGYGGYRESQVGQITKQLTSQPSGAAQKTADPNLREVNAIFMQHEEIGVVGSEEKEVELTHVQNEKPTPSKRTRGKKSERYDLNQCIDISLLPYPQRFLQLQAEFKKKKSLEDLKTLHSNIQSAEQEDVVFNGGDCKEKQGNLPQKLQDPGEFVVPCEIGGKLVENAICDSGASVNIMPSSLYEKLGLSRIKPTGLSLQMADKSVRTPLGVVEDVELKIDKIRLLADFVVLDIQNSQNVQVILGRPLLAAVGAIIDVKRGKMTMEVEGQLVEINASKISYDPP; encoded by the exons ATGCGAAAATATACAAATCCCGACTTGCTGGTttttgatcctgaaatcgaaagaactgccAGGAGATTAAGGAAAGCAAGACGAGAGGAGATTAAAGAAATGGCCGAAAACAGAGATCATCAGAACGAGCTCCCACGAGAGGTGCCAATCCGAGAACATTTCCGCCCAGTCATTAACGCTCACTATTCTAGAATAGCTCGTGGAACCATTGCTGCTAATAACTTCGACCTAAAGCCCGCACTGatcaacatggttcaacagaaccagttTGGAGGTGCAGCCACAGCAGATCCCCATCTTCATCTCAGGACTTTTCTAGAGATCACGGACACGGTAAAAATTAATGGTGTTTCTGACGAAATTattcgattgcgtttgtttccgttttctctcagggatcagGCAAGGAGCTGGCTCCAATCTCTGCCGCTAGGGAGTATTACTACATGGGCAGATTTGGTCACAAAATTTCTGTCAAAGTATTTTCCTCCTGCCAAGTCTGCTCAGCTGAAAATAGACATCACTAACTTCAGGCAGAGGGAATTTGAAGTGTTATATGAGGCTTGGGAGAGATACAAAGAACTGCTCAGAAAGTGTCCGAATCATGGATATGCAGAATGGGTTCAGATTGAGCTCTTTTACAATGGTCTGGATGGGCCAACTAGAGGCAATGTGGATGCAGCCGCCGGAGGTACTATTTTTTCTAAAACACCTGATGAAGCTTATGAATtacttgaacagatgaccatcaacagttatcagtggccaaGTGAGAGATCAGGAGTACAGAGAACAGCTGGAGTGTATGCCGTAGACCCGATCACATCACTGACTGAACAGGTTTCGGCATTGACAGCACAAATTGCAGCGATGAACAAGCCAGGCCAATCTACGTCTGATGTAGCTTTGGTAACTGCTGCGGAAGAGCCAGTTGTGGAAGAAGCTCAGTACATTAACAATCGTGGCTATGGAGGCTAcagag AGTCGCAAGTTGGGCagataacgaagcaactcacgTCTCAACCGTCGGGCGCAGCACAAAAGACTGCAGATCCAAATCTGAGAGAGGTGAATGCCATTTTTATGCAGCATGAAGAGATTGGTGTGGTAGGCAGCGAAGAGAAAGAGGTTGAACTCACACATGTTCAGAATGAGAAGCCAACTCCAAGCAAAAGAACCCGAGGTAAGAAATCTGAGAGGTATGATTTAAatcaatgcattgatatttCCTTACTTCCCTATCCTCAGAGATTTTTACAATtacaagctgaatttaaaaagaaaaaaagtcttgaagatctcaagacCCTACATTCTAATATTCAGTCTGCAGAGCAGGAAGATGTGGTATTTAATGGAGGAGATTGTAAGGAGAAGCAAGGAAATCTCCCTCAGAAGCTACAAGACCCCGGAGAATTTGTAgtaccatgtgaaatagggGGTAAATTGGTGGAAAATGCTATATGTGATTCAGGAGCGAGCGTGAATATAATGCCAAGTTCTCTTtacgagaaacttggattgagcaGGATAAAGCCCACAGGACTAAGCTTGCAAATGGCAGATAAATCGGTCAGGACACCGCTGGGTGttgtggaagatgttgaacttaAGATTGATAAAATAAGGCTTCTAGCAGATTTTGTGGTACTTGATATTCAGAACAGTCAAAACGTTCAAGTCATTCTAGGACGACCATTATTGGCTGCTGTTGGAGCTATTATTGACGTGAAACGAGGAAAGATGACCATGGAAGTTGAAGGTCAGCTGGTGGAAATAAATGCATCCAAGATATCATACGATCCACCATGA